A window from Cydia pomonella isolate Wapato2018A chromosome 8, ilCydPomo1, whole genome shotgun sequence encodes these proteins:
- the LOC133520834 gene encoding centaurin-gamma-1A isoform X4: MDKTLIFKSNMSPIASLRRRSSCYNIQRAEERDRRKSAKFESCQKIVGSRLSASQQCLTGSRPVTPQPLANSPSHNHSTFLYKDSLPRGHHTLSASSHHLHRGASSFDASSNSSGISSTHVVEIHSTNGSDTSSRWGNSLGSHGSSSGLVSIATENNNVKFTQPHCLDNLQVKDKDLPTPSSTPTTSRKSRRRSNLFTPSKKGDDRLKNGELGSGRAIPLKQGYLYKKSSKALNKEWKKKYVTLCDDGRLTYHPSLHDYMEDVNGKEISLQYVTVKVPGQKPRGSKSIITTVPGYNGYSSLDLHDSIGGLSLGYKDKPVRVTDKALMSAFDTLKEPASSRQSLASEAEANGDKDTPHVKKRHRRMKSSGVKKDGDDDGEGGTSCEFTIVSLDGKRWRWEVGGASGAAAAAERDAWVCAVEAQILASLQGRTSRLPAPTGANSTGDVRATYYIRRVHGNDKCADCGANDPDWASLNLGVLICIECSGIHRNLGSHISRVRSLDLDEWPLGHVSVMVSMGNALANNIWEADLRGHIKPIASSSREEKERWIRLKYERRAFLSATEVPTGVEPLLAASSRGAVAALARVLAVPAPRAPAPAERALALRAAAAAGQLAAAQLLIWHNGNPNYPDADGHTCVFYARAAANHLSGVPPHYPKQLQLLCPLHPNPPQPSDSCSNTSSNSSNKSNLKNPEPECNCIIFELLNAQSAANALVELLIGLQNNQFMNGYEGNGFSHGTLGRGTSLGGLGGNLSLTNGKCGSIV; encoded by the exons ATGGATAAAACGCTCATTTTCAAATCGAACATGTCGCCGATAGCGAGTCTGCGGCGACGGAGCTCGTGCTACAACATTCAAAGAGCTGAGGAGCGTGATCGTAGAAAATCGGCAAAATTCGAAT cgTGTCAGAAGATCGTTGGTTCGAGGCTGTCGGCATCCCAGCAATGCCTGACGGGATCGCGACCTGTGACGCCTCAGCCCTTGGCAAACTCTCCCAGTCACAACCATTCCACATTCCTCTATAAG GACTCACTCCCACGAGGCCACCACACCCTCTCTGCCTCATCGCACCACCTCCACCGAGGCGCCTCATCGTTCGACGCCTCCTCAAACAGCAGCGGCATCTCATCCACTCATGTGGTGGAGATCCACAGTACGAATGGGTCGGATACGTCTTCGCGGTGGGGGAATTCTCTTGGAAGCCATGGGTCAAGTTCTGGCCTTGTGTCTATAGCGacagaaaataataatgtgAAGTTTACACAGCCGCATTGCTTAG ACAACCTCCAAGTAAAAGACAAAGACCTACCAACACCATCGTCCACACCTACCACATCCAGAAAATCACGAAGAAGATCGAACCTATTCACTCCATCAAAGAAAGGAGACGACAGACTAAAGAACGGAGAGCTAGGGTCGGGTCGGGCGATACCCTTAAAACAGGGGTACTTGTATAAGAAGAGTAGTAAGGCCCTCAACAAGGAGTGGAAGAAGAAATATGTGACCCTGTGCGATGATGGGAGGTTGACGTATCATCCTAGTTTACAT GACTACATGGAGGATGTGAACGGCAAAGAGATCTCCCTACAATACGTGACGGTGAAGGTGCCCGGCCAGAAGCCCAGAGGCTCCAAGTCCATCATCACAACCGTGCCAGGGTACAATGGGTACAGCAGTCTGGATCTACATGACAGCATCGGGGGGCTTAGTCTTG GATACAAAGACAAGCCAGTCCGCGTGACAGACAAAGCGTTGATGTCAGCGTTCGACACGCTGAAAGAGCCCGCGTCGTCGCGACAATCTCTCGCGTCTGAAGCCGAAGCTAACGGCGACAAAGATACGCCGCATGTCAAGAAGCGACATAGACGGATGAAGAGCAGCGGCGTGAAAAAGGATGGGGATGATG ATGGCGAGGGTGGCACGTCGTGCGAGTTCACGATAGTGTCGCTGGACGGCAAGAGGTGGCGCTGGGAGGTGGGCGGCGcgagcggcgcggcggcggcggccgagCGCGACGCCTGGGTGTGCGCCGTCGAGGCGCAGATACTGGCGTCCTTGCAGGGGAGG ACGTCCCGATTACCAGCGCCGACGGGCGCCAACTCCACAGGCGATGTTCGCGCCACGTACTACATCCGCCGCGTGCACGGGAACGATAAATGCGCGGATTGTGGGGCCAATG ATCCGGATTGGGCGAGCTTGAACCTGGGCGTGTTAATCTGCATCGAGTGCTCCGGCATACACCGCAACCTCGGCTCGCACATATCTCGTGTGCGCTCGCTGGACCTGGACGAGTGGCC ATTGGGCCACGTGAGCGTCATGGTGTCTATGGGCAACGCGTTGGCCAACAACATTTGGGAGGCGGACTTGCGAGGGCACATCAAACCCATCGCGTCTTCTAGTCGGGAAGAGAAAGAAAG GTGGATCCGCCTGAAGTACGAGCGGCGCGCGTTCCTGTCGGCCACGGAGGTGCCGACGGGCGTGGAGCCGCTCCTCGCGGCCTCGTCCCGCGGCGCCGTGGCGGCGCTGGCGCGCGTGCTGGCcgtgcccgcgccgcgcgcgcccgcgcccgccgagcgCGCGCTcgcgctgcgcgccgccgccgccgcgggaCAGCTGGCCGCCGCGCAACTGTTGATATGG CACAACGGCAACCCGAACTACCCCGACGCAGACGGACACACGTGCGTGTTctacgcgcgcgccgccgccaaCCACCTGTCCGGCGTGCCCCCGCACTACCCCAAGCAGCTGCAGCTGCTCTGCCCGCTCCACCCCAACCCTCCGCAGCCCTCCGACAGCTGCTCCAACACCAGCTCCAACTCCTCGAACAAGAGCAACTTGAAAAACCCTGAGCCAGAATGCAACTGCATCATATTTGAGTTGCTCAACGCTCAGAGCGCGGCGAACGCTCTAGTCGAACTTTTGATCGGTTTACAGAATAATCAGTTCATGAATGGTTATGAAGGGAACGGGTTCAGCCACGGGACCCTAGGCCGAGGCACCTCGCTCGGAGGTTTAGGGGGAAATCTGTCGTTGACCAACGGAAAGTGTGGAAGTattgtttaa
- the LOC133520834 gene encoding centaurin-gamma-1A isoform X3: MSHYRNSAEIPIILVGTQDAISESSPRVVDDNRARKLSNELRRCSYYETCATYGLNVERVFQDACQKIVGSRLSASQQCLTGSRPVTPQPLANSPSHNHSTFLYKDSLPRGHHTLSASSHHLHRGASSFDASSNSSGISSTHVVEIHSTNGSDTSSRWGNSLGSHGSSSGLVSIATENNNVKFTQPHCLDNLQVKDKDLPTPSSTPTTSRKSRRRSNLFTPSKKGDDRLKNGELGSGRAIPLKQGYLYKKSSKALNKEWKKKYVTLCDDGRLTYHPSLHDYMEDVNGKEISLQYVTVKVPGQKPRGSKSIITTVPGYNGYSSLDLHDSIGGLSLGYKDKPVRVTDKALMSAFDTLKEPASSRQSLASEAEANGDKDTPHVKKRHRRMKSSGVKKDGDDDGEGGTSCEFTIVSLDGKRWRWEVGGASGAAAAAERDAWVCAVEAQILASLQGRTSRLPAPTGANSTGDVRATYYIRRVHGNDKCADCGANDPDWASLNLGVLICIECSGIHRNLGSHISRVRSLDLDEWPLGHVSVMVSMGNALANNIWEADLRGHIKPIASSSREEKERWIRLKYERRAFLSATEVPTGVEPLLAASSRGAVAALARVLAVPAPRAPAPAERALALRAAAAAGQLAAAQLLIWHNGNPNYPDADGHTCVFYARAAANHLSGVPPHYPKQLQLLCPLHPNPPQPSDSCSNTSSNSSNKSNLKNPEPECNCIIFELLNAQSAANALVELLIGLQNNQFMNGYEGNGFSHGTLGRGTSLGGLGGNLSLTNGKCGSIV, encoded by the exons ATGTCTCACTATCGAAACTCCGCCGAGATACCGATCATTTTGGTTGGGACACAAG ATGCCATAAGTGAAAGTAGTCCACGCGTCGTGGATGACAACCGCGCTCGCAAGCTGTCAAATGAACTGAGAAGATGCTCATACTACGAGACCTGCGCTACGTACGGATTGAATGTCGAGCGCGTGTTCCAAGATG cgTGTCAGAAGATCGTTGGTTCGAGGCTGTCGGCATCCCAGCAATGCCTGACGGGATCGCGACCTGTGACGCCTCAGCCCTTGGCAAACTCTCCCAGTCACAACCATTCCACATTCCTCTATAAG GACTCACTCCCACGAGGCCACCACACCCTCTCTGCCTCATCGCACCACCTCCACCGAGGCGCCTCATCGTTCGACGCCTCCTCAAACAGCAGCGGCATCTCATCCACTCATGTGGTGGAGATCCACAGTACGAATGGGTCGGATACGTCTTCGCGGTGGGGGAATTCTCTTGGAAGCCATGGGTCAAGTTCTGGCCTTGTGTCTATAGCGacagaaaataataatgtgAAGTTTACACAGCCGCATTGCTTAG ACAACCTCCAAGTAAAAGACAAAGACCTACCAACACCATCGTCCACACCTACCACATCCAGAAAATCACGAAGAAGATCGAACCTATTCACTCCATCAAAGAAAGGAGACGACAGACTAAAGAACGGAGAGCTAGGGTCGGGTCGGGCGATACCCTTAAAACAGGGGTACTTGTATAAGAAGAGTAGTAAGGCCCTCAACAAGGAGTGGAAGAAGAAATATGTGACCCTGTGCGATGATGGGAGGTTGACGTATCATCCTAGTTTACAT GACTACATGGAGGATGTGAACGGCAAAGAGATCTCCCTACAATACGTGACGGTGAAGGTGCCCGGCCAGAAGCCCAGAGGCTCCAAGTCCATCATCACAACCGTGCCAGGGTACAATGGGTACAGCAGTCTGGATCTACATGACAGCATCGGGGGGCTTAGTCTTG GATACAAAGACAAGCCAGTCCGCGTGACAGACAAAGCGTTGATGTCAGCGTTCGACACGCTGAAAGAGCCCGCGTCGTCGCGACAATCTCTCGCGTCTGAAGCCGAAGCTAACGGCGACAAAGATACGCCGCATGTCAAGAAGCGACATAGACGGATGAAGAGCAGCGGCGTGAAAAAGGATGGGGATGATG ATGGCGAGGGTGGCACGTCGTGCGAGTTCACGATAGTGTCGCTGGACGGCAAGAGGTGGCGCTGGGAGGTGGGCGGCGcgagcggcgcggcggcggcggccgagCGCGACGCCTGGGTGTGCGCCGTCGAGGCGCAGATACTGGCGTCCTTGCAGGGGAGG ACGTCCCGATTACCAGCGCCGACGGGCGCCAACTCCACAGGCGATGTTCGCGCCACGTACTACATCCGCCGCGTGCACGGGAACGATAAATGCGCGGATTGTGGGGCCAATG ATCCGGATTGGGCGAGCTTGAACCTGGGCGTGTTAATCTGCATCGAGTGCTCCGGCATACACCGCAACCTCGGCTCGCACATATCTCGTGTGCGCTCGCTGGACCTGGACGAGTGGCC ATTGGGCCACGTGAGCGTCATGGTGTCTATGGGCAACGCGTTGGCCAACAACATTTGGGAGGCGGACTTGCGAGGGCACATCAAACCCATCGCGTCTTCTAGTCGGGAAGAGAAAGAAAG GTGGATCCGCCTGAAGTACGAGCGGCGCGCGTTCCTGTCGGCCACGGAGGTGCCGACGGGCGTGGAGCCGCTCCTCGCGGCCTCGTCCCGCGGCGCCGTGGCGGCGCTGGCGCGCGTGCTGGCcgtgcccgcgccgcgcgcgcccgcgcccgccgagcgCGCGCTcgcgctgcgcgccgccgccgccgcgggaCAGCTGGCCGCCGCGCAACTGTTGATATGG CACAACGGCAACCCGAACTACCCCGACGCAGACGGACACACGTGCGTGTTctacgcgcgcgccgccgccaaCCACCTGTCCGGCGTGCCCCCGCACTACCCCAAGCAGCTGCAGCTGCTCTGCCCGCTCCACCCCAACCCTCCGCAGCCCTCCGACAGCTGCTCCAACACCAGCTCCAACTCCTCGAACAAGAGCAACTTGAAAAACCCTGAGCCAGAATGCAACTGCATCATATTTGAGTTGCTCAACGCTCAGAGCGCGGCGAACGCTCTAGTCGAACTTTTGATCGGTTTACAGAATAATCAGTTCATGAATGGTTATGAAGGGAACGGGTTCAGCCACGGGACCCTAGGCCGAGGCACCTCGCTCGGAGGTTTAGGGGGAAATCTGTCGTTGACCAACGGAAAGTGTGGAAGTattgtttaa